The Xanthomonas sontii genomic sequence GGTGGACGCCGGGACCCGCGCCGGACGCTTCATGCTGCAGGACCTGCTCGGCAACTTCATCCCGGCGTTGAAGAAGACCGAGTCGTGGACCGCCAACATCATCGGCACCGCCGGCTGCGTGGCGCTGTGGGGCTACCTGCTGTACACCGGCGTGATCGATCCGTTCGGCGGCATCCAGACGCTGTGGCCGCTGTTCGGCATCTCCAACCAGATGCTGGCCGGCATCGCGCTGATGCTGGGCACGGTGGTGCTGTTCAAGATGAAGCGCGACCGCTACGCCTGGGTGACCGCGGTGCCGGCGGTATGGCTGCTGATCTGCACCACCTACGCCGGCCTGATCAAGATCTTCGACCGCAATCCTTCGCAGGGCTTCATGGCGCAGGCGCAAAAGTTCCAGGACGCCATCGCCAGCGGCACCATCACCGCACCGGCCAAGTCGGTGGCGCAGATGCAGCAGATCGTCACCAACGCCTACGTCAACACCGGGCTGACCGTGCTGTTCCTGTGCGTGGTGTTCGCGGTGCTGGTCTACGCGATCAAGACCATTCTTGCCGCGCGCCGCAACCCGCAGCGCAGCGACCGCGAGACCGCGTACGTGGCCTTGCAGCCGCACCAGATGGCGGACCTGTAATGGCCGGCGCCCTGGTTCCGGTCGGGCAGTATCAGGCGCACCGCCGGCTATGGCGGCGCCTGGTGCAGACCGCGCGGCTGTGCTGCGGCATTCCCGACTACGACAACTACGTGCGGCACATGCTGGAAAAGCATCCGGACCGCGAGCCGATGGACTACAAGACCTTCTTCCGCGAGCGCCAGGAAGCGCGGTACGGCGGCAAGAGCGGGTTTCGCTGTTGTTGAAAGGCGGGGATTGGGGAGTCGGGATTGGGGATTGGTGGCTGTAATCGTGATGAAAGTGCGGCGATGCTTGCAATGGGCATCGCCGCTTGGCTGTTGTAGGAACGGCTTCAGCCGTGACGCATTACCGACAAGGCATCGCGGCTGAAGCCGCTCTTACGGAGAAGCACGCGGATGCCATGCACTCGCGGCGCCGCTCCCATTCCCCAATCCCGATTCCCCAATCCCGGCTCTTCAGGCCGCCGCGGCGCGCACCAGTTCCGCATAGGTCTGCGGCAGTTCGCGCATATGTTCCATCACCGCGGCCACGCCGAGCTGGCTCAGGGTCGCGGCGTGCCCGGCGGGAATGTGCGCGGCGCCAGTAAAGCCGATCACGGTCATGCCCGCGGCCAGCGCGGCGCTGGCGCCGGTGGCGCTGTCCTCGATCACCAGGCAGCGTTCCGGCGCCACCTCCAGCGTGCGCGCGGCCAGCAGATACACGTCCGGCGCGGGCTTGGGCCGCGCCACCATGTCGGCGCTGAAGATGCGTTCGCCGACACGCTCATGCAGGCCGGCGCGCGCCACCGAGGCGACCACGCTCTCGCGCATGCTGTTGGAGGCGACCGCCAGCGGCAGCGGCAACGCCAGCAAGGCCTCGCGCACGCCGTCGATCGGCTGCACCTCGGCGGCAATCAACGCCTCCGAGCGTGTGCGGATCTCCTGGCACAGGCCCGGCGGCAGCGCCAGCGCGTACTGCCGTTGCACGCGCTGCACGATTTCCTGCGCGGTGAGGCCGAAGCTGCCCGCAAGAAAGCGTTCCAGTTCGGCCCGCGGCACATAGGCGCCCAGCGCGTCGAGCATCACCCGGTCGGCCAGCACTTCGCTGTCGACGAGCACGCCGTCGCAATCGCTGATCAACAGGTCGAAGGGGGTCGCCGTCATCGCGCGCTCCTTTGGGAAAACGTCCATTATGCCGCTGCGCACATGTCCCTCGCCTGTGCGGCGCCTGCAGTCGCGGCAGCGCGGCCAATCCCATGCGCACGCGCTGCACGCGCCTGCTGCACTGCCTGTCCGCCCTGCCCGCTCGTGGCAGCAATCGCATCTCGGCGATATCCCGGCCGCCAAACGTTTGTTTCCGGTTAAACGACGGACCGCCTGGCGGGACGCCACCAGCGATTCGCAGACCGCGTCACAAAACTGGCACAACACCACTGCGTTCCGCTGCTAGCATCGGCAACGGCGCCAGGACGTGCGCCGTCATCCCAGGACCGCGAACAGGAAAGGAGCCTTGCATGCGTACGCCCGTCCCCGCCCTGATCGCACTCGCGACCTCGCTGTTCTTCTCGGTCAGTTGCGCCGCACAGTCCGGCGCCAAGGAGCATTCCGCCATGTCAGCCTCGCTGCAGGATCATTCTGTCGCGTTCCGCGACCCCGCACTCGCCGACATCGCCGCCGCCATCGCGCGCGGCGACGTCGCCCGCATCGCCGCCCTGGCGCCCGGCACGGACCTGTCCGCGCACGGCGACCAGAACGTCACCCTGCTCGAATGGGCCATCTGGAACGAACAGCCGCGCGCGCTGGCGGCGCTGCTCGACGCCGGTGCCGACCCGTCGCTGCCGGGCATGGATCAGGAAACCGTGGTGCACATGGCCGCCATGGCCAAGGATCCGCAATACCTGCAGATCCTGCTGCAGCACGGCGCCCCGGTCGACCCGGTGAGCGCGCGCGCGAACTGGACGCCGCTGTTCCGCGCCGTGCAGAGCAAGCGCGACGCGCAGATCGAACTGCTGCTCAAGGCCGGCGCCGATCCGAAGCGGGTCGACGCCACCGGCAACTCGTTGCTGCACCTGGCCGCGCAGAGCAGCGCCGGCAATCCCTGGGTGCCGAAGCTGCTGCAGGCCGGGGTCGATCCGAGCCTGCGCAACGCCCAGGGCAAGACCTTCCAGGCGTACTTCTTCAACACGCCCGAGCGCCTGCTCAACGCCAACGCGCAGCAGGTCCGCAACGACGTGCGCGCCTGGCTGAGCGCCCACGCCATCCCGTTGGAAGCGAGCCGCTGACGCGGTCGGTCGCCACATTCGCACGGAGCCGCGCATGAACCAGAACGAGCTTTCCCCGTCCGATCCGTCCACCTCCTTCTCCGACGCCGTCCGCGGCCAGCAGCCGCAGGCCGTGGACCGGCAACTGCCGCCACTGCTGCAGGACCTCTACCACACCGCGGCCGAACGCCGCGCCGGCGGCGCCGAGACCTTCGCCGCGCTGCCCGACGGCTGGTCGCGCATGGACGACGCCGCGCTGCAGCGCGCCGGCATCGATCCCAGCCTGCAGCACGACGCCAAGAGCGGCTTCGATGCCGCGTTCTACCGCAACCCGCAGGGCAACGTGGTGCTGGGCTTCTGCGGCACCGACGAACTGAAGGACTGGAAACACAACCTTGGCCAGGGCCTGGGCTTTTCCGACGCGCAGTACGCCTCGGCGATCCAGCTCGGCAGCCAGGCCAAGCAGGCCTTCGGCGACAACCTGCTGATCTCCGGGCACTCGCTGGGCGGCGGCTTGGCCGCGGCCTCGTCGATGGTCAACGACGTGCCGGCGGTGACCTTCAACGCCGCCGGGGTCAACAACAAGACGCTCGAGCGCGAAGGGCTGGATGCCGACGCGGCCAAGGCCTATGCCGCCGACGGGCTGATCCGCGGCTATCACGTCAAGAACGAACTGCTGACCTACCTGCAGGAAGACAACCTGCTGACCCGCGGCCTGATGCCCGACGCCGCCGGCCACCAGATCCAGCTGCCGGAACCGGACCCGCTGTCGTTCGGCCAGCGCCTGATCCCCGGGATGATGCTCAAGCATCGCCTGGACCTGCACGGCATCGACTCGGTGATGAAGGCCGAGGACCTGGCGCAGAACCAGAGCCAGGGTCAGGTTCAGAGCCAGGGGCAATCGGGTTCGCTGTCGACCGGCAGCCGCCTGTTCAACGACGCGGTGGTGCAGTTGGACGGCCAGCGCGACCGGCTCGGCCTGCACGACGACGCAGCCTTCCTCAACACCGCCGCCAGCGTCGCCGCGCGCGCCGGCCAGGACGGCCTGCAGCGCATCGACCAGGTGCTGCCCAGCCGCGATGGCGACCGACTGTTCGCGGTCCAGGGGCAACCGGAGAACCCGGCGCACCTGCGCAGCCAGGTCCAGACCGCGGCCGCGGCCCACGAGCCGTCGCAGGCCAACGTCGGCCAGTTGCAGCAACAGAACCTGCAGGCGCCGCCACAGCAGCAGGAAGAACGGCAGCGCAGCGTGGCGATGCAGTAGTCGCCGCCTGCGACTGCATCACGGCAGGCATCCACGCCGACGCCTGCCGTGGCGTCCACCACCCAGACCAGCGGTTTCGCAGGCACACCGCCGGACGCAGCGCCCTGGATCCATGCCCGCGATGTACGGCAGCAGTCCCAGCGCCGGCCCCCCGCATCGCGCTGCCGCACGCGAACAGGCTGCGGCGGTCACGCCGCCGCGGCTCAGCCCGCGCCGGCCATCGCGCGCAGGGTGATGCCGACCAGATAGGCCAGGTACGTGCCGGTGGCGTAGCCCATCGTGCCCAGCAACACGCCGACCGGGGCCAGCGCCGGGTGGAACGCGGCCGCCACCACTGGCGCCGAGGCCGGGCCGCCGACATTGCTCTGCGAGCCGATCGCGAAGTAGAAGAACGGCACCCGCAGCAGCTTGCCCAGCGCCAGCAGCAGCAGGACGTGCACGATGAGCCAGATCAGGCCGAGCGCGAAGATCCAGGGGCGGTCGAACAGCGCCAGCAGGTCCATCTGCATGCCGATGCAGGCGATCAGGAAATACAGCAGCAGCGTGCCGATGCGCGACGCGCCGGCGCCCTCGAGCGTGCGTGCGCGGGTGAAGCTGAGCAGCAGGCCGAAGGTGGTCGCCAGCACCACCACCCACACGAACGGCGAGCCGAGGCTGAACTGCTTGGCCCAACTCACGTTCGCGTCGAACCACGCCGCGGTCGGGGTGGCGATCGCATGCGCCAGGCCGACCGCGCCGAAGGCCACGCCGACGATCAGCATCAAGTCGGTGAGGCTGGCGACGCGTTCGTGCTGGGCCTGGAAGTGGGCGATGCGCTGCTTGAGGTCGTCGATGCCGCGGGTGTCGGCGCCAGTGCGCGCATCGATCGCCGGCGCACGTTGCGCAAAGAAGATCAGCAGTGCCATCCACACGTAGCCGACGCCGACGTCGACCACCGCGAACTGGCCGAAGGTGGTGGCATCGACCTGGAACACCTCACGCATCGCCAGCATGTTGGCGCCGCCGCCGATCCAACTGCCGGCCAACGCGGCCATGCCGGCCCAGGTGTCGCCGGCCACGGTCACCGGATGCAGCCACTTCATCACCTGGAACGCGACCACCGCGCCGAGCATGATGCTGAAGGACGCGCCCAGGTACATCGCCACCAACTTCGGCCCCAGCCGCAGGATGCCCTTGAGATCGATGGTGAGGGTGAGCAGCACCAGCGCCGCCGGCAGCAGCACGTCGCGCGCGACCGGGTTGTAGAGCGAATTATGCTGGCCGTCGATCAGCCCGACGGTGTTGTAGATGCCCGGGATCAGATAACACAACAACAGTGCCGGCACGATGCCGTAGAAGCGCTTCCAAAATCCCGACGGCCGCGCCGCGGTCCAGAACACCGCGCCCAGGGTGGCGGCGATCAGGCCGAAGATGACGATGTCGTTGGTGATCAGGGGCGTCGAGGGCATCGGGCTGTGGGGCGGGGATTCGGGAGCGGGGATTCGGGATTCGTGCGCCGCGGTTGGAGGTTTGGAGGTGTCAACAACGATCGAAAGAGAGCAACAAGCCGCGGGTGAATTCGCAGGAGCGATGCGCTGCAAGCGCCCTGTTGTTTTTGTGGGAGGGGCTTCAGCCCCGACGCTTCATTGGTAAGGCGTCGGGGCTGAAGCCCCTCCCACAAGGGTCATCGGATTACCGGGATCGCGGGAAAATCCCGAATCCCGAATCCCGAATCCCGAATCCCGAATCCCGAATCCCCGGGACCTGGGCCGCATTTCCAGAAGCGGCCCGGGAAACCCAGGCCCCAGGTCCCCTCACTGCCCGATATGCTGCTTCAGCCAGCCGTTGACCGTGTCGTGCCAGAGGATGCTGTTCTGCGGCTTCAGCACCCAATGATTCTCGTCCGGGAAGTACAGGAACTTGGACTCAATGCCCTTGCGCTGCAGCGCGCCGAACGCGGCCAGGCCCTGCTCCATCGGGATGCGGAAATCCTGCTGGCCATGGATCACCAGCATCGGCACCTTCCACTTGTCCACGTGCAGGATCGGGTTGAACTTTTCGTAGCCGGCCGGGTTCTGCCACGGCGTGCCGCCGTTCTCCCACTCGCTGAACCACAGCTCCTCGGTGGCGTAGCCCATCATGCGGTTGTCGAACACGCCGTCGTGGTCGACCAGGCACTTCCACGGCTTGTTCCAGTTGCCGGCCATCCAGTAGACCATGTAGCCGCCGTAGCTGGCGCCGAGCGCGCAGGCCTTGTCGCCGTTGAGGAAGCCGTACTGCTTCTGCGCCGCGTCCCAGCCCTTCTGCAGGTCTTCCAGCGGGCGGTCGCCCCAGTGCTGGCTGATCGCATCGGTGAAGGCCTGGCCGTAGCCGGTGGAGCCGTGGAAGTCGATCATCACCACCGCGTAGCCCTGCCCCGCGTAGGTCTGCGGGTTCCAGCGATAGCTCCAGCCGTTGCCGAAGCTGCCCTGCGGGCCGCCGTGGATCAGGAACGCCACCGGATAGGTCTTGCCTTCCTGATAGTTGTACGGCTTGACCACATAGCCGTGCACGGTGTCGTTGTTCCAGCCCTTGAACGAGAACTGCTCGTAGTCGCCGAACTTCACGTCCGGAAGCAGTTCGCCCGCGCTGGGGGTGATGGCGCGTGGCTGCTGGCCATCGGCATCGGCGACCATGATCTGATCGCCGCTCTTGAGGCTGTTGCGGGTGAAGGCCAGGGTGTTGCCGGCCAGCACCGGTGAGCCGACGCTGCCGTCGGCGGCCACGGTGCGGACCTTGCCATCGGCCACGTCGACCGCGAACAGCGGGTGCTGGCCCATGTCGTCGGCGGTGGTATAGACGGTCTTGCCGTCGGCCGACAGCACGATCTCGCCAGCGGAGCGATCCCACTGCGGGGCGATCTCGCGGGTCTTGCCGCTGGCCACGTCCATCGCCATCAGGCCGAAGCGGTCGGCCTCGAAGCCGGGGCGCTTCATCGCGCGGTAGAACAACGTCTTGCCGTCGGCGGAGAACACCGGGCCGGCGTCCCAGGCCGGGTTGGACGCGGTCAGGTTGACCGGCGCGGCCTTGCCGGCGGCGTCCAGCCGGTACAGGTCGAAGTTGGTCGACCACGGTTCCTCGCGGCCGGCCACGCGCACGCTGGCGACCAGCGACTGCCCGTCCGGCGCCCAGGTGTAGTCCTCGCTGCCGCCGAACGGCTTGGAGGGGATGTCGCCGGCCAGGGTCACGCTCACCGCAGAGGCGCCGGCCACCGGCTTGGCCTTGGCGCCGGCCGGCAGCGGCGCGACGAACAGGCTGTTGCGGCGACCGTCGTTCCAGGTATCCCAGTGGCGCACGAACAACTCGTCGAACACCACGCCGGTGGCCTTGGACTGCTTCTTGGCGTCCAGGCGCTTCTGCGTGCAGGCCAGGTCCGAACCGCAGTCCTGGAACACGCCGGCGCTGAAGGCCACGCGGTCGCCCTGCGGGGCGATGCGGTAGCTGTCCACGTCCAGCGCGAAATCGGTGAGCTGGCGCGGCGCGCCGCCGGCCAGCGGCAGCGCGTACAGCTGCTGGCGGCCGGACTTGGCGCTGAGGAAGTACACGGTCTTGCCGTCGGCCGACAGTTCCGGCGAGTTGACGTTCCAGCCTTCCGGGGTCAGCCGCTTCGGCGGCGCCGCATCGCGGGTGCGCAGGTCGCGCAGCCACAGGCTGGTGCTGGACTTCTCCAGCGCCTTGTCCATCTGCCGCTTGGCGAAGATCACCGTGCCGCCGTCGGGCGTCAGCAGCGGCGAGGACACCCGATCCAGCGCGACCATGTCGCGAACTTCGAAACCGCGGGTGGCGGCCAGCGCGGGCAGCGCGGTCAGCAGGGCCAGGGGCAGCAAGGCGTAGCGCAGGGTCATCGGGCGTCTCCGGAACACGGCAAAACGTCGATGGTAGGGGCCGCGGTGGGCGTGGTGCAAAGGACTGAAGTCATGGAGGGGCTGGGATTGGGGAGTCGGGATTGGGGATTGGGAAGCGCGGGGCGCTGGTTCGGCTGGGGCTACGAAGATCCGCACTGACCCGGTTTCGGATAGCAAGCGGACCGTGGCCATACCGCGGCCGGATGAGCGTGATGGATCGGGAGTGGCCGCGAGGCACTGATACGGCGAAGTGCAGCAGGCCAATGCCGAAGCTGGCCTTGGTGGCGAGGCGGACCGCGGGAGGCGCACGCGGCCGGGGCAAGATTCGGTCTTTGCGACCCACGCGGCGCGGAGCAGCCAGCGAGAAGCTTGCGGGATCGGCACGTGC encodes the following:
- a CDS encoding YbdD/YjiX family protein, which gives rise to MAGALVPVGQYQAHRRLWRRLVQTARLCCGIPDYDNYVRHMLEKHPDREPMDYKTFFRERQEARYGGKSGFRCC
- a CDS encoding HAD-IA family hydrolase — translated: MTATPFDLLISDCDGVLVDSEVLADRVMLDALGAYVPRAELERFLAGSFGLTAQEIVQRVQRQYALALPPGLCQEIRTRSEALIAAEVQPIDGVREALLALPLPLAVASNSMRESVVASVARAGLHERVGERIFSADMVARPKPAPDVYLLAARTLEVAPERCLVIEDSATGASAALAAGMTVIGFTGAAHIPAGHAATLSQLGVAAVMEHMRELPQTYAELVRAAAA
- a CDS encoding ankyrin repeat domain-containing protein; this encodes MRTPVPALIALATSLFFSVSCAAQSGAKEHSAMSASLQDHSVAFRDPALADIAAAIARGDVARIAALAPGTDLSAHGDQNVTLLEWAIWNEQPRALAALLDAGADPSLPGMDQETVVHMAAMAKDPQYLQILLQHGAPVDPVSARANWTPLFRAVQSKRDAQIELLLKAGADPKRVDATGNSLLHLAAQSSAGNPWVPKLLQAGVDPSLRNAQGKTFQAYFFNTPERLLNANAQQVRNDVRAWLSAHAIPLEASR
- a CDS encoding XVIPCD domain-containing protein, which gives rise to MNQNELSPSDPSTSFSDAVRGQQPQAVDRQLPPLLQDLYHTAAERRAGGAETFAALPDGWSRMDDAALQRAGIDPSLQHDAKSGFDAAFYRNPQGNVVLGFCGTDELKDWKHNLGQGLGFSDAQYASAIQLGSQAKQAFGDNLLISGHSLGGGLAAASSMVNDVPAVTFNAAGVNNKTLEREGLDADAAKAYAADGLIRGYHVKNELLTYLQEDNLLTRGLMPDAAGHQIQLPEPDPLSFGQRLIPGMMLKHRLDLHGIDSVMKAEDLAQNQSQGQVQSQGQSGSLSTGSRLFNDAVVQLDGQRDRLGLHDDAAFLNTAASVAARAGQDGLQRIDQVLPSRDGDRLFAVQGQPENPAHLRSQVQTAAAAHEPSQANVGQLQQQNLQAPPQQQEERQRSVAMQ
- a CDS encoding DUF819 domain-containing protein, with amino-acid sequence MPSTPLITNDIVIFGLIAATLGAVFWTAARPSGFWKRFYGIVPALLLCYLIPGIYNTVGLIDGQHNSLYNPVARDVLLPAALVLLTLTIDLKGILRLGPKLVAMYLGASFSIMLGAVVAFQVMKWLHPVTVAGDTWAGMAALAGSWIGGGANMLAMREVFQVDATTFGQFAVVDVGVGYVWMALLIFFAQRAPAIDARTGADTRGIDDLKQRIAHFQAQHERVASLTDLMLIVGVAFGAVGLAHAIATPTAAWFDANVSWAKQFSLGSPFVWVVVLATTFGLLLSFTRARTLEGAGASRIGTLLLYFLIACIGMQMDLLALFDRPWIFALGLIWLIVHVLLLLALGKLLRVPFFYFAIGSQSNVGGPASAPVVAAAFHPALAPVGVLLGTMGYATGTYLAYLVGITLRAMAGAG
- a CDS encoding S9 family peptidase, which gives rise to MTLRYALLPLALLTALPALAATRGFEVRDMVALDRVSSPLLTPDGGTVIFAKRQMDKALEKSSTSLWLRDLRTRDAAPPKRLTPEGWNVNSPELSADGKTVYFLSAKSGRQQLYALPLAGGAPRQLTDFALDVDSYRIAPQGDRVAFSAGVFQDCGSDLACTQKRLDAKKQSKATGVVFDELFVRHWDTWNDGRRNSLFVAPLPAGAKAKPVAGASAVSVTLAGDIPSKPFGGSEDYTWAPDGQSLVASVRVAGREEPWSTNFDLYRLDAAGKAAPVNLTASNPAWDAGPVFSADGKTLFYRAMKRPGFEADRFGLMAMDVASGKTREIAPQWDRSAGEIVLSADGKTVYTTADDMGQHPLFAVDVADGKVRTVAADGSVGSPVLAGNTLAFTRNSLKSGDQIMVADADGQQPRAITPSAGELLPDVKFGDYEQFSFKGWNNDTVHGYVVKPYNYQEGKTYPVAFLIHGGPQGSFGNGWSYRWNPQTYAGQGYAVVMIDFHGSTGYGQAFTDAISQHWGDRPLEDLQKGWDAAQKQYGFLNGDKACALGASYGGYMVYWMAGNWNKPWKCLVDHDGVFDNRMMGYATEELWFSEWENGGTPWQNPAGYEKFNPILHVDKWKVPMLVIHGQQDFRIPMEQGLAAFGALQRKGIESKFLYFPDENHWVLKPQNSILWHDTVNGWLKQHIGQ